Proteins encoded together in one Pontiella desulfatans window:
- a CDS encoding glycoside hydrolase family 117 protein — protein sequence MSEKKMSAATKRAMERNYFQGPEWYCEIVSKPITGDLAEERDGMVRRDPSAVIEVDGLYHVWYSRSTGKSHGFGSGDLEAKTFPWDHCDLWHATSKDGWHWEEQELAVARGEKGAYDDRSVFTPEILAHDGKFYLVYQVVTSPYVRRSYENISISVADSPCGPWEKLPGPVLEAEQDGEWEGDADNRFLVKSKGSFDSHKVHDPTLMFFNDKFYLYYKGEPMGEEMFMGGRETKWGVAIADQVEGPYVKSEYNPISNSGHEICVWHYNGGIAGMLTTDGPERNTMQWAPDGINFEIKAYIKGAPEANGLFRTPDHDQHPLEGLRWGLCHEVTNQAGWMRRFEVDEGLKSFFINRNTYE from the coding sequence ATGAGTGAAAAAAAAATGAGTGCGGCAACGAAGCGGGCGATGGAACGGAATTATTTCCAGGGCCCGGAATGGTATTGCGAGATTGTTTCCAAACCGATCACCGGCGATCTGGCGGAAGAGCGCGATGGCATGGTACGGCGCGATCCGAGTGCCGTGATTGAAGTAGACGGCCTCTACCACGTTTGGTACAGCCGCTCCACCGGCAAGAGCCATGGCTTTGGCAGTGGCGACCTGGAGGCCAAGACCTTCCCGTGGGACCATTGCGATCTGTGGCATGCCACCAGCAAGGACGGCTGGCACTGGGAAGAGCAGGAGCTGGCCGTGGCCCGCGGCGAAAAAGGGGCCTATGACGACCGCAGCGTCTTCACGCCCGAAATCCTCGCGCATGACGGGAAATTCTATCTGGTCTATCAGGTGGTCACCTCCCCGTATGTGCGCCGCTCGTACGAAAACATTTCCATCTCGGTTGCCGATTCTCCCTGCGGCCCGTGGGAAAAGTTGCCGGGGCCGGTGCTGGAGGCCGAGCAGGACGGGGAGTGGGAAGGCGATGCGGACAACCGTTTCCTCGTGAAGAGCAAGGGTAGCTTCGACAGCCATAAAGTGCATGACCCGACCCTGATGTTTTTCAACGACAAGTTTTACCTCTATTACAAAGGCGAGCCGATGGGCGAGGAAATGTTCATGGGCGGTCGCGAAACCAAATGGGGGGTTGCCATTGCCGACCAGGTGGAGGGGCCGTATGTGAAGAGCGAATATAATCCGATCTCCAACTCCGGCCATGAAATCTGCGTGTGGCACTACAACGGCGGTATTGCCGGCATGCTGACCACCGACGGGCCCGAGCGCAACACGATGCAGTGGGCGCCGGACGGCATCAACTTCGAGATCAAGGCCTACATCAAGGGCGCGCCGGAAGCCAACGGCCTGTTCCGCACGCCCGATCACGACCAGCATCCGCTTGAAGGCCTGCGCTGGGGACTTTGCCACGAAGTAACCAACCAGGCCGGCTGGATGCGCCGCTTCGAGGTGGATGAAGGGCTGAAGTCCTTTTTCATCAACCGCAATACCTACGAGTAG
- a CDS encoding sulfatase family protein codes for MLKSAIFKLALALVAFSLHADERPNILIILADDLGYGDLGFTGSKAIKTPVLDALAKGGVVCENGYVTHSYCGPSRAGLLTGRHQARFGMEINATYSPYDMHMGLPPEQKTFGKRLQAAGYRTGLIGKWHLGAAPNHHPNHRGFDYFHGFLGGGHCYWPEQVTMTMPLLMEDGKINYGANQGTSHPLLRNDREAEFNEYLTTALSRDAARFVQESEEPFCLYLAYNAPHSPLEAPKETIAKYGHIQDRNRRIYAAMVDEMDQGIGMVVDALKESGKFENTLIFFLSDNGGVGTPPWNPSENWADNGPFRQGKASWMEGGIHVPYLVHWPKALKPGTFKGLVSALDITATAVALAGGDTSGEPLDGVNLIPYLAGSKKGSPHAALYWRERNSTSWAVRTPQAKFVKNAWERGELCVYDMVNDPYESTNVIDHVPEKRAELARLWNDWNAVNKANVLLHAYEYQELRLKMYEDLHRELEAKAAKTKPVVID; via the coding sequence ATGTTGAAATCCGCAATCTTTAAATTGGCCCTGGCGTTGGTGGCCTTCAGCTTGCACGCCGATGAACGCCCCAACATTCTCATCATTCTTGCCGACGATCTGGGGTATGGCGACCTTGGGTTTACGGGGTCGAAAGCCATCAAGACGCCGGTGCTCGATGCGTTGGCGAAGGGCGGGGTGGTGTGCGAAAACGGATATGTGACGCACTCCTATTGCGGCCCTTCGCGCGCCGGCTTGCTGACCGGGCGTCACCAGGCGCGCTTCGGCATGGAAATCAATGCCACCTATTCGCCCTACGACATGCACATGGGGCTTCCTCCGGAACAGAAGACCTTCGGCAAGCGGTTGCAGGCCGCCGGATACCGTACGGGGCTCATCGGGAAGTGGCACTTGGGAGCCGCTCCGAACCATCATCCCAACCATCGGGGATTCGACTATTTCCATGGGTTCCTCGGAGGAGGGCACTGCTATTGGCCGGAGCAGGTCACGATGACCATGCCGCTACTGATGGAAGACGGGAAGATCAACTATGGAGCAAACCAGGGAACGTCCCATCCGTTGCTGCGCAACGACCGCGAGGCCGAATTCAATGAATATTTGACGACCGCGCTCAGCCGCGATGCCGCCCGTTTCGTTCAGGAGAGCGAGGAGCCGTTTTGTCTTTATCTGGCCTACAACGCACCGCACAGTCCGTTGGAAGCACCGAAGGAAACCATTGCCAAATATGGCCACATCCAAGACCGTAACCGCCGGATCTATGCCGCGATGGTGGATGAGATGGACCAGGGGATCGGCATGGTGGTCGATGCGCTCAAGGAGAGCGGCAAGTTTGAAAACACGTTGATCTTTTTCCTGTCGGATAACGGTGGCGTTGGAACGCCACCCTGGAACCCGTCGGAAAACTGGGCGGACAACGGTCCGTTCCGCCAGGGCAAAGCCAGCTGGATGGAGGGCGGAATCCATGTGCCCTATCTGGTGCACTGGCCGAAAGCGCTGAAGCCGGGAACCTTCAAGGGGCTGGTCTCGGCTCTGGATATTACGGCCACCGCCGTAGCGCTTGCCGGTGGCGATACCTCCGGCGAACCGTTGGATGGCGTGAACCTGATTCCCTATCTCGCGGGCAGCAAAAAGGGTTCGCCGCACGCCGCGCTTTATTGGCGCGAACGCAACAGCACTTCGTGGGCCGTGCGCACGCCGCAGGCCAAGTTTGTGAAGAATGCCTGGGAGCGCGGCGAGCTTTGCGTCTACGACATGGTGAACGATCCATACGAATCCACCAACGTGATCGACCATGTGCCGGAAAAACGTGCGGAGCTGGCCCGGTTGTGGAACGACTGGAACGCCGTCAACAAAGCCAATGTCCTGCTTCACGCCTACGAGTATCAGGAGCTCCGCTTGAAGATGTATGAGGATCTTCACCGGGAGCTGGAAGCAAAAGCCGCAAAGACCAAGCCGGTTGTCATTGATTAA
- a CDS encoding beta-agarase, with the protein MKNTHGFIVGVVWLVASTALAETVEVELDPACVRNIGGVTAFDRAQFITIHDGFGSTDINEHDVRYLEDELEVRYGRDGGFITWMAAEVGADPAKPEMPNLQDLKDVLKKYREEVEPFRMVPKHMRDVVFCTHPEQMHGFADNTFTAWGPRTPEATAELTAQLLKHGFSDEERPRFLEVYNEPFVKAKKIPATIESMCEQHNVVAKRVKELTPNVLVGGYAAAWVEVEDRNFEHWNGWQKTFMDIAGENMDFWSYHIYDGVNVMGSPRNRTGSNSEAIMDLIDTYSHIKFGVAKPIMITEYGKIPGGNMNSMPYSAERSAGMLYSAMGQLMTFMDHPDRLLKTIPFFLGKATWTYGMTNDHVPGEANPFLLWRKTAEGDYVETDLTLFYQFWKGVEGEWRKSASSNPDVRVHALHDGKRLNVAFMNLDEDAKRVGLSGLDGIQAAAVSLRTLTTHGRKPVLGQRTMDKVPASLELEPGEAALLMIDLGTALKPKRGVREHRIYATEYLKDIEAGKPVVFNYPNTPTGNGSALLRVSAGRKLGRKILPDSVRFNGHELSIPTNWAGDDQAGRANYFGMIEIPVGMDLVRDANTVEVRYPDAGGKVASVVLQVNRMEEL; encoded by the coding sequence ATGAAAAATACGCATGGGTTTATTGTTGGGGTGGTCTGGCTGGTGGCATCAACCGCGCTGGCCGAAACGGTCGAGGTGGAACTCGATCCCGCTTGCGTGCGCAACATCGGCGGCGTGACCGCATTCGACCGCGCGCAATTCATCACCATCCATGACGGCTTCGGGTCGACGGACATCAACGAGCACGATGTCCGCTACCTGGAGGATGAATTGGAGGTGCGCTACGGGCGCGACGGCGGGTTTATCACTTGGATGGCGGCCGAGGTCGGGGCCGACCCGGCCAAGCCGGAAATGCCGAACCTGCAGGATCTAAAGGACGTCCTGAAGAAATACCGGGAGGAGGTCGAACCCTTCCGCATGGTGCCGAAGCACATGCGCGACGTGGTGTTCTGCACCCACCCGGAGCAAATGCACGGCTTTGCCGACAACACCTTCACGGCCTGGGGGCCGCGGACGCCGGAGGCGACGGCCGAGCTTACCGCCCAGTTGCTCAAGCACGGTTTTTCCGACGAGGAACGACCGCGTTTCCTGGAGGTCTACAACGAACCGTTCGTAAAGGCGAAAAAGATCCCCGCCACCATTGAATCGATGTGCGAGCAGCATAATGTGGTGGCCAAGCGCGTGAAGGAGCTTACCCCGAATGTGCTGGTGGGTGGCTATGCCGCCGCTTGGGTCGAGGTGGAAGACCGCAACTTCGAGCACTGGAACGGTTGGCAAAAAACCTTCATGGATATCGCCGGTGAAAACATGGATTTCTGGTCGTACCACATTTACGACGGCGTCAATGTGATGGGGTCGCCGCGCAACCGCACCGGCAGCAACTCCGAGGCGATCATGGATCTGATCGACACCTATAGCCATATCAAGTTCGGCGTGGCCAAACCGATCATGATTACGGAATACGGCAAGATTCCCGGCGGAAACATGAACTCGATGCCCTACAGCGCCGAGCGTTCGGCCGGCATGCTCTACTCGGCCATGGGGCAGTTGATGACCTTCATGGACCATCCCGACCGGTTGTTGAAAACCATTCCGTTCTTCCTCGGCAAGGCCACCTGGACCTACGGGATGACCAACGACCACGTGCCCGGCGAGGCCAATCCGTTTCTGCTGTGGCGCAAGACCGCGGAAGGGGACTACGTGGAAACCGACCTGACGCTCTTCTATCAGTTTTGGAAAGGCGTTGAAGGCGAGTGGCGAAAAAGTGCCAGCTCCAATCCCGATGTGCGCGTCCATGCGCTGCACGACGGAAAACGCCTGAATGTTGCGTTCATGAACCTGGATGAGGATGCGAAGCGGGTAGGGCTGTCCGGCTTGGATGGCATTCAAGCGGCCGCCGTGTCGCTACGGACGCTAACGACCCATGGCAGGAAACCGGTGCTCGGCCAGCGCACCATGGACAAGGTTCCGGCCTCGTTGGAACTCGAACCCGGTGAAGCCGCCCTGCTGATGATTGACCTGGGCACGGCCCTGAAGCCGAAACGCGGCGTGCGGGAGCATCGCATTTATGCCACGGAATATCTGAAGGATATCGAGGCGGGCAAGCCGGTTGTCTTCAACTATCCGAATACGCCGACCGGAAACGGATCGGCGCTGCTGCGGGTTTCGGCCGGCCGCAAGCTGGGGCGGAAAATCCTGCCGGACTCCGTGAGGTTCAACGGCCATGAACTGTCGATTCCGACAAACTGGGCGGGAGACGACCAAGCGGGGCGCGCCAACTATTTTGGCATGATCGAAATCCCGGTGGGGATGGACTTGGTTCGGGATGCGAACACGGTGGAGGTCCGCTATCCCGATGCCGGCGGCAAGGTGGCCAGCGTTGTTCTCCAGGTGAACCGCATGGAGGAGCTTTAA
- a CDS encoding sugar porter family MFS transporter codes for MNKQVKAFFYSVVVALGGFVFGLDAAVISGTVKFITAEFGLNDLQVGTAVSAPGFGVLIALLITPWLCNRFGRKKTLILISALYWVSAVTSALAPTYWSLVAARFLGGLAFTSLTVAAMYIGEVAPPRWRGKLVSINQMNIVFGLSAAYFVNYFLIQAMNNDAGWAVAVNLKENIWRFMLGSEIIPAFIWLGLLFLIPESPRWLVYRGRIEEAKAIMHRITPDDEIDGQVKAMEESLHHGTEELSGLSQFRELFHKRMRLVVVVAVVIAVAQQLSGINAILFYAPTVFEQLGGGTDAAFAQSLWVGLVSVIFTLGAILLVDRLGRRPLILIGLMWVVVSHSLCWWGFNTARYTLSEEAVVELPAEVDAAALKPMLGQEFKSDIAFKSALIDALGETEARVHSAEILKQSADMNATLILIGILSFISAFHFSLGPVMWVLFSELFPTSLRGVAIPFFVLISSVISFLVQKFFPWQLANMGGEAIFMFYGIVALVGFVWLLPILPETKNLSIEEIQLKLERK; via the coding sequence ATGAATAAACAGGTTAAGGCATTTTTCTATTCGGTGGTCGTGGCTCTCGGCGGTTTCGTCTTCGGCCTCGATGCCGCGGTGATTTCCGGCACGGTCAAATTCATTACTGCGGAGTTCGGGCTCAACGATCTTCAGGTGGGCACGGCAGTCAGTGCGCCGGGGTTCGGCGTGCTCATCGCACTGTTGATTACGCCGTGGCTGTGTAATCGCTTCGGTCGTAAGAAGACACTGATCCTGATTTCCGCCCTCTATTGGGTGTCGGCTGTTACTTCCGCGCTCGCGCCGACTTATTGGAGCCTTGTCGCAGCCCGCTTCCTGGGCGGGTTGGCGTTCACCTCGCTCACCGTGGCTGCAATGTATATTGGCGAGGTTGCGCCGCCTCGCTGGCGCGGCAAGCTGGTATCGATCAACCAAATGAACATTGTCTTTGGTCTGTCGGCGGCCTATTTCGTGAACTACTTCCTGATTCAGGCCATGAATAACGATGCCGGGTGGGCCGTTGCCGTGAACCTGAAGGAGAATATCTGGCGCTTCATGCTCGGTTCGGAAATTATTCCCGCATTCATCTGGCTCGGCCTGCTGTTTCTTATTCCCGAGAGCCCGCGCTGGCTGGTGTATCGCGGGCGCATCGAAGAGGCCAAGGCGATCATGCACCGCATTACGCCGGATGATGAGATTGATGGGCAGGTCAAGGCGATGGAAGAGAGCCTGCATCATGGAACCGAAGAGCTCTCGGGGCTTTCCCAGTTCCGCGAGCTGTTCCATAAGCGCATGCGGCTGGTGGTCGTTGTTGCGGTCGTCATTGCGGTTGCCCAGCAACTGTCGGGCATCAATGCCATCCTGTTTTACGCACCCACGGTCTTTGAGCAGCTTGGCGGAGGAACCGATGCCGCGTTTGCCCAGTCGCTCTGGGTGGGCCTCGTTTCCGTGATCTTCACGCTGGGTGCGATTCTGCTGGTCGACCGGTTGGGGCGGCGGCCTTTGATCCTGATCGGCCTGATGTGGGTGGTGGTGAGTCATTCCCTGTGCTGGTGGGGCTTCAATACGGCGCGCTACACGTTGAGTGAAGAGGCGGTTGTTGAGCTTCCCGCGGAAGTTGACGCGGCCGCGCTGAAGCCGATGCTCGGTCAGGAATTCAAGAGCGATATCGCATTCAAGAGCGCGCTCATCGATGCATTGGGCGAGACCGAGGCGCGGGTGCATTCAGCCGAGATTCTCAAACAATCCGCGGATATGAACGCAACGCTGATCCTGATCGGCATCCTCAGCTTTATTTCCGCGTTCCACTTCTCGCTGGGGCCGGTGATGTGGGTGCTGTTTTCGGAACTGTTTCCGACCTCGTTGCGCGGCGTTGCGATACCCTTTTTTGTGTTGATCAGCAGTGTGATCAGCTTCCTCGTGCAAAAGTTTTTTCCGTGGCAGCTCGCGAACATGGGCGGCGAAGCCATATTTATGTTCTACGGGATCGTTGCATTGGTCGGCTTTGTCTGGTTACTGCCGATCCTGCCGGAAACGAAGAATTTGAGTATTGAAGAGATCCAGCTGAAGCTGGAAAGAAAATAG
- a CDS encoding sensor histidine kinase, translating to MAKRLKHTAGLLLLALVVSGGACGQAVVSSVSELRKLSAAEAAEGRTVGLESQVVRLGPSGSHFFVFSGAGGGAYVQRSLELAKELNLKVGDMVRIHGKTYPGEFYPAIMAEKVELVGTRELPEARPFQLDEIHRPASDCDWVSVEGRLIASSDHATQFGRFYMLLEINDSIQLGVHLPARPGLWKRLPELMFRRVRFNAVVGTLYNGQRQLTGRVFIVDSIDDFKLLDEEGLHAATRNLPIQSLMRVHVDPREAIRTQGVVTHASANEIFLRGEETSLRVAVLNSNGLKEGQTVEVEGFVWPQPISPAFRALKVRVRKEAVGQPVPKEVELDELFGSGQPEDLLDSRMNYELVRIQAQLLDIGKSFGISRDVGEESGQQSLLCRSGSHVFEARLPEGMAAIKALAPGAELELTGICHLMHDENMLWRLYSDGLWLQVRGEGDVVVLQPAPWWTPKRLLWVAGIALGASALFLVWILALHKTVDRQTGIISKQVERETILDERARIARELHDNLDQGLTGAAIRLQGCRKFLETGFKRHLELLHFFVDQEMVADPVQKQKLVEHLSTVEKDSATSRDDLQSVQDMLGYCGEESRSQILDLRGGPLERMDLPAALRETLEPLADECGARLDIVVQGEPRRLKLRAERNFLLVAKESATNAARHAAPSLIRLTLAYRPDSIVLDIVDDGSGYNVSQDSPAGHFGLQGMRERANKLGAEFKIESVAGEGTSVHLELATVEWELE from the coding sequence ATGGCAAAACGGCTTAAACATACGGCAGGGCTTCTGTTGCTGGCACTCGTTGTTTCAGGGGGGGCCTGCGGACAGGCGGTGGTCTCCTCGGTTTCAGAGCTGCGCAAGCTTTCCGCCGCCGAGGCGGCCGAGGGGCGGACGGTGGGGTTGGAATCGCAGGTGGTGCGCCTCGGGCCGAGCGGCTCGCATTTCTTTGTTTTTTCGGGAGCGGGCGGCGGGGCCTATGTTCAGCGAAGCTTGGAGCTGGCCAAGGAGCTGAACCTCAAGGTGGGGGACATGGTCCGGATCCACGGGAAGACCTACCCGGGCGAATTCTATCCCGCCATCATGGCCGAAAAGGTGGAGTTGGTGGGAACGCGGGAGTTGCCGGAAGCCCGCCCGTTCCAGTTGGACGAGATCCACCGGCCGGCCAGCGACTGCGATTGGGTTTCGGTCGAGGGCCGATTGATTGCCTCTTCGGACCATGCCACGCAATTCGGCCGGTTCTATATGCTGCTGGAAATCAACGATTCCATTCAGCTGGGCGTTCATCTTCCCGCCCGGCCCGGGTTGTGGAAAAGGTTGCCCGAGCTGATGTTCCGGCGGGTGCGCTTCAATGCCGTGGTCGGGACGCTGTATAACGGGCAACGTCAGTTGACGGGCCGTGTTTTCATTGTGGACTCCATTGATGACTTCAAGTTGCTGGACGAGGAGGGGCTGCATGCGGCGACCCGCAACCTGCCGATTCAGTCGCTCATGCGTGTGCATGTCGATCCGCGGGAGGCGATCCGCACGCAGGGGGTGGTCACCCATGCTTCGGCCAACGAAATTTTCCTGCGGGGGGAGGAAACGAGCCTGCGGGTGGCGGTGCTGAACAGCAACGGCCTGAAGGAGGGGCAGACGGTGGAGGTGGAAGGGTTTGTCTGGCCTCAGCCGATCAGTCCGGCCTTCCGTGCCCTGAAGGTGCGGGTGCGGAAAGAGGCGGTTGGGCAGCCGGTTCCGAAAGAGGTCGAACTCGATGAACTGTTTGGCTCCGGCCAGCCCGAAGATTTGCTGGACTCCCGGATGAACTATGAGCTGGTGCGGATCCAGGCCCAGTTGCTGGACATTGGCAAGTCGTTCGGCATATCGCGCGATGTCGGGGAGGAGAGTGGGCAGCAGAGTCTGTTGTGCCGGTCGGGATCGCACGTGTTCGAGGCCCGTCTGCCGGAGGGTATGGCGGCCATCAAGGCCCTGGCGCCCGGCGCAGAGCTTGAGCTGACGGGAATCTGCCACCTGATGCACGATGAAAACATGCTGTGGCGGCTCTATTCCGACGGGCTTTGGCTGCAGGTTCGTGGCGAGGGCGATGTGGTGGTCTTGCAACCCGCACCGTGGTGGACACCGAAGCGGCTTTTGTGGGTTGCGGGAATTGCCCTAGGGGCGTCGGCCTTGTTTTTGGTTTGGATTCTTGCGCTCCACAAAACCGTGGACCGGCAAACGGGCATCATCAGCAAACAGGTCGAACGCGAAACCATTCTCGATGAACGCGCGCGGATCGCCCGCGAGCTGCACGACAACCTGGACCAGGGCCTGACGGGCGCGGCCATTCGCCTGCAGGGCTGCCGCAAGTTTCTGGAAACCGGTTTCAAACGGCATCTGGAATTGCTCCATTTCTTTGTCGACCAGGAAATGGTGGCCGATCCCGTCCAGAAACAAAAACTCGTGGAGCATCTCTCTACGGTGGAAAAGGATTCCGCCACCAGCCGTGATGATTTGCAATCGGTTCAGGACATGCTGGGGTATTGCGGGGAGGAATCGCGCTCGCAGATCCTCGATTTGCGCGGCGGCCCGTTGGAGCGGATGGATCTTCCGGCGGCTTTGCGGGAAACGCTGGAGCCCCTGGCCGACGAGTGCGGCGCGCGGTTGGATATTGTGGTGCAAGGCGAACCCCGCCGTTTGAAGCTGCGGGCGGAACGGAATTTCCTGCTGGTGGCAAAAGAGTCGGCCACGAACGCGGCGCGTCATGCGGCGCCTTCGCTGATTC
- a CDS encoding LamG domain-containing protein, whose product MKKEYLVSALAVVGMNVWAADWDGVAVPADAGPNNTWELQTAPSDDFNYEFKAASSKANFGNHKWYNFYHNEWDGPGTTYWQFDHVSVDGTDLVIKASRNPSTVKMGVPGVNAGCITSHSKVKYPVFVEASVSVADIALASDVWLLSMDDTQEIDIIECYGGANYFQEFIHLSHHSFIRHPFTDYQPKDENSWWAKPGVTNWGAYCFNRGNRKYIRIGVNWIGPKHFEYYIDGELVRVLYDKAFATKKGTTWHYTYPTMSNGKLDSGGGYQTVVELATGTEYSFEILKGTSNASSTSVIDPYNYQRGHGFTKELDIIINVESQDWHVAAGRTPSDADLKNPDKNTMKVDWIRVYKPVMKGGAAAKAPSAEPGKPKSSWMAFMEDDCKKKGQTFHAKWFSDRFDRLDRNGDGILQDSERPK is encoded by the coding sequence ATGAAAAAAGAATATTTAGTTTCAGCCTTGGCCGTTGTGGGCATGAACGTATGGGCGGCGGATTGGGATGGAGTTGCCGTTCCGGCCGATGCCGGGCCGAATAATACGTGGGAGTTGCAAACGGCTCCATCCGACGATTTTAATTATGAATTCAAGGCGGCTTCGTCCAAGGCAAACTTTGGAAACCATAAGTGGTATAATTTCTACCATAACGAGTGGGATGGCCCGGGGACAACCTATTGGCAATTCGACCATGTATCCGTGGATGGCACTGATCTGGTGATTAAGGCATCGCGCAATCCGAGCACAGTGAAAATGGGCGTGCCCGGCGTTAATGCCGGCTGCATTACATCCCACAGCAAGGTTAAATATCCGGTGTTTGTGGAAGCCAGCGTGAGTGTGGCGGATATTGCGTTGGCTTCCGATGTTTGGTTGCTGAGTATGGATGACACGCAGGAAATCGACATCATCGAATGTTATGGCGGGGCCAACTATTTCCAGGAATTCATTCATCTCAGCCATCACTCTTTCATCCGTCATCCATTCACCGATTATCAGCCGAAGGATGAGAATAGCTGGTGGGCAAAACCGGGCGTTACAAACTGGGGGGCGTATTGCTTCAACAGGGGAAACCGAAAATATATTCGTATTGGCGTGAACTGGATTGGCCCCAAGCATTTCGAATATTACATCGATGGGGAGTTGGTGCGGGTTTTGTACGACAAGGCTTTCGCAACGAAAAAAGGGACCACGTGGCACTATACCTATCCAACCATGTCCAACGGAAAGCTCGATAGCGGCGGCGGTTACCAAACGGTGGTGGAACTTGCGACCGGGACTGAATATTCGTTCGAAATATTAAAAGGCACGAGCAATGCATCCAGCACTTCCGTGATCGATCCGTATAACTATCAAAGGGGACATGGTTTCACTAAGGAGCTGGATATCATCATCAACGTTGAATCGCAGGATTGGCATGTTGCCGCCGGCAGAACACCTTCCGATGCGGATTTAAAGAATCCCGATAAAAACACCATGAAAGTGGACTGGATTCGGGTGTATAAGCCCGTCATGAAGGGGGGTGCAGCGGCCAAGGCTCCTTCGGCGGAACCGGGCAAACCGAAGTCGTCCTGGATGGCCTTCATGGAGGACGACTGCAAGAAAAAGGGACAGACCTTCCACGCAAAATGGTTTTCAGACCGTTTTGACCGGCTGGATAGAAACGGCGACGGAATCCTGCAGGACTCGGAACGTCCGAAATAG
- a CDS encoding MFS transporter, which yields MSKKTQAIELSEKTKAEDKVPLFQKIAYSMGVVSDHYANVCLAWIFLTPFFVDFLGLGATVVGLALGAARCWDAFTDPLVGRISDRTRSRYGRRKPFIFVGAILTGMMFPLIWLVPEGWSTTAITAYLFVALMIFFSVYSIFSVPYEALGSELTADYSERSWIFIVRKYVQEIFNLGIVWVFPLAAWLGKRVGGEVNGVRAISWVIGGIIIVAGILPAIFNKERYKDIAVQEGTGSFKEGLGALVRNKPLLIVIGVIATYLFAIMATANLSYFVNVYYIYGGDVQKGANLGGIDGTLRLGFALGAAWVIGLIGNKVDKHKIMIFSCATLLVAFIGMFFTTIPGKPWLALSMKPLVAIGECGFWVLILSMRADVCDWDEYNTGSRSEGMIAAITNWCNKIAMTLAIVISGWNLEHVVKFDSKLDEGTKAAVMAKAEASYAELTEAQKVEAGNGTEITLDAYTDGMERQAVMDNLEPGTMRRLRIFYSLPQAGALVLCLFMLGRYPLTKRKMEEIRKELESRRGTTSAT from the coding sequence CCAGAAGATTGCCTATTCCATGGGCGTGGTCTCCGACCACTATGCGAACGTCTGCCTGGCCTGGATTTTCCTGACGCCCTTCTTTGTCGACTTCCTCGGACTGGGCGCGACGGTGGTTGGCCTGGCGCTGGGGGCGGCACGCTGCTGGGATGCATTCACCGATCCGCTGGTGGGGCGCATTTCCGACCGTACCCGGAGCCGCTACGGTCGGCGAAAACCGTTTATCTTTGTGGGCGCGATTTTGACGGGGATGATGTTCCCGCTGATCTGGCTGGTGCCGGAGGGCTGGTCGACCACGGCGATCACCGCCTACCTGTTTGTTGCGCTGATGATCTTTTTCTCGGTCTACTCCATTTTCTCCGTGCCCTACGAGGCGCTGGGTTCGGAACTGACCGCCGACTACAGCGAACGCAGCTGGATCTTCATCGTTCGCAAATATGTGCAGGAAATCTTCAACCTCGGCATTGTCTGGGTGTTCCCCCTGGCCGCTTGGCTGGGCAAGCGGGTCGGCGGCGAAGTCAACGGCGTACGCGCCATCAGCTGGGTCATCGGCGGCATCATCATTGTGGCGGGCATCCTGCCGGCCATCTTCAACAAGGAGCGCTACAAGGACATCGCCGTCCAGGAGGGCACCGGCAGCTTCAAGGAGGGCTTGGGGGCCTTGGTCCGGAACAAGCCGCTGCTCATCGTCATCGGCGTGATTGCCACCTACCTCTTCGCCATCATGGCCACGGCCAATCTCTCCTACTTCGTCAACGTCTATTATATCTACGGCGGGGATGTCCAGAAGGGCGCCAACCTCGGCGGCATCGACGGCACCCTGCGCCTGGGCTTCGCACTCGGCGCCGCCTGGGTGATCGGCCTGATCGGCAACAAGGTCGACAAGCACAAGATCATGATCTTCTCGTGCGCCACCCTGCTGGTGGCCTTTATCGGCATGTTCTTCACCACCATCCCCGGCAAGCCCTGGCTGGCGCTTTCCATGAAGCCGCTCGTGGCCATCGGCGAATGCGGCTTCTGGGTGCTGATCCTTTCCATGCGCGCCGACGTTTGCGACTGGGACGAATACAACACGGGGTCGCGCAGCGAGGGGATGATCGCCGCCATCACCAACTGGTGCAATAAAATCGCCATGACCCTCGCCATCGTCATCTCCGGCTGGAACCTCGAACACGTCGTCAAGTTCGATAGCAAGCTCGACGAGGGAACCAAGGCGGCGGTGATGGCCAAGGCCGAAGCGTCATACGCCGAGCTGACCGAAGCGCAAAAGGTGGAGGCCGGGAACGGCACGGAAATCACGCTCGATGCCTACACCGACGGCATGGAGCGCCAGGCCGTCATGGATAACCTGGAGCCGGGCACCATGCGGCGCCTGCGCATCTTCTATTCGCTGCCGCAGGCCGGGGCGCTGGTGCTCTGCTTGTTCATGCTGGGCCGCTATCCGCTCACCAAGCGCAAGATGGAGGAGATTCGCAAGGAACTCGAAAGCCGCCGCGGCACAACCTCGGCAACCTAA